Genomic DNA from Salvia miltiorrhiza cultivar Shanhuang (shh) chromosome 1, IMPLAD_Smil_shh, whole genome shotgun sequence:
GATCATAGTATTAGTTAAATAGCGGATAAGACTATACGACATTGAAACATGAAGGGTTcactttttaattgaatttgagaTGAATATGAGTATATAAATTATAGACAGATACAAATATATGAATTcgtaacaacttatatttataaaaattaaaaagtttcAAGTAATTGATTTAATTTGGGACAGGTACGTATATATGCCTTTTAGATGAATGCGAATATTTATCGACACGTCTTCGTGAAACTCTCTTGATATTGAGATCTATTAAGAAGACGgatagattttttatttttagacgcCAAGAGTTAGGGATGGAGGAGATTTTAATGAAAGGGAGAAGAAAGGAAGTTGAGAATTAAGTTTATATTCAAGTTAATTCCTAacaattaatttgattttgcttATTGGGAAAATTGCacttaaatacacaaactttgccgaaAATCCATTTTTGACGCGATTtcaggattttacattttaatacaccaatttaagaagttgttcaattttgacacaattttgaattccggcgaccgggatattgacgtggcagccggaatcgccacgtcacacacacacacactccaccctctctctctctctcacaccccactctctctctctctctccacacgtcAGCTTCCCCCCACCATCACTCTCTCTCACCACATCTTCCACCACCGCCCCTGCtctccccaccaccacacctcttcctccacttcctttccccaccaccatcacataTCCGCCGCCCCAGCAGAGGGGGCTGGAGAAGAAGCGTGGGCAGGCGGCCGTCGGACCCTCCCCCTTCTCCCACCGCGTCGGACCCTTTTTCTTCCCCCACCACCCGCCGCCACTTCCCCCACAACCGCCGAGCCCATCGTCGGAGTACCGAATCGGGGTCGTGGTAATCAGAAACGCGTTGACAGAGTACTGAATCGGGGAATTGCAGAGGTGAATTCGGGTTTTGGGTTTTGGATTTGATGAGAAATCGAGCCCTAATCCCTTGTCGATTTTGTTGGTGGCGAAGCGCGGTGGAGGGAGAGAGTCGTGGGGAGTGCGGTGGTGgggaaggcggtggaggaagaggtgtggtggtggggaagagcaggggcggcggatctgtgatggtggtggggaaaggcggtggaggaagaggtgtggtggtggggagaGCAGGGGCGGCGGTGAAAGagagtgatggtggtgggggaagccGGTGAGGGAAGTGGCGGCGggtgcgacgcggttctgggAGGGGAAAGTGGCTGACGGCGGGAGGGAGGGTTTGCGGCTGGGGGCTCGACGGCGGCggtgcgacgcggttctgggggagggggagggtccgaccggggggggtggggggaagctgacgtgtggagagagagagagaggggtgtgagagagagagggtggagtgtgtgtgtgtgtgacgtggtgatgacgtggcgattccggctgccacgtcaatatcccggtcgccggaattcaaaattgtgtcaaaattgaacaacttcttaaattggtgtattaaaatgtaaaatcctgaAATCGCGTCAAAAATGGATTTTCggtaaagtttgtgtatttaggtgcaatttttccTTGCTTAttattacaatattttttttaaagtattaGTATTTCTAAAAAATCCAAATTAAGAATGTTAAATCCCCAAAGAACACGTCAACTTTATCTTTTATTCCAATCGCatatttttcattataatacAATTTAATAGATACATTAGTTggtattattaattatttgataaaatttatGGATAAATAtcgtattaattaaagagtggattttgaaaatagtcaCTTAGGaaaagtaaatttaaaaattatccaataagataaaaacttaaaaaaaattagccaCACTtatcattttacccttgcatataaaaattaaaaaattaccctTTAAAGAATTCGCGCATTTCACAACCAGTCAAAATCACAACCaggatttattttgattgtgaatttaagtagtcggatttgaattttaaagtttgaattcacaactaaaaatagtgttaaccgtgaattcgcgtgaattcacaactagaaatattgttagtcgtgaattcaagttttgaagcttaaattcacaactacgaatattgttagtcgtgaatttaagctttaaaactcaaattcacgactacttgaattcacaactagaaaatagagttggttgtgaattcgaaatttaaaactcgaattcacaacactagcaattcagtcGTGATCAATTCATtaaactggttgtgaattctaattttaaaactcgaattcaccaccaacactaacgattcagttgtgaactcatagatctggttgtgaattcaagaatattaagttgtgaattgaTAGATGTGGAGATATTGAATCTTTTAACGTAGTAGAATTACACTTGAGTTTCTAGTTCAATAATCACTCTTGAATCGATTCTTGTGTAAGCAGAAAAAGCAAGTAGATTGTTGGTGACCAGTCGTATTCGGGATATAATAGGCCATGCCCAATACATTCATGAGAGGAGAACTCTTGATCATATTCAGAGTTGGAGATTGTTCTTGAAGACGGTATTCGGAGAGTACAATAAATGCCCCAACCACTTGGTGGAAATAGGGAGAAAGATCGTTACAAGGTGTGACGGTTTGCCGTTGGCAATAATGGAAGCTGGAGGCAAGTTGTCTGTAAAGGAACAGTCGGAGAGTGAATGGGCAAGTTTTCTAGAATCAATGGATTTAAGTTCAACATCAGAAATATTGGAGTTGAGCTACCACAAAATGCGTTCTCCAATAATGAAATCATGCTTCTTGCATGTGGGCTCTTTCATGGAAGGTACAACTATAAGAGTCCAAAAATTGGTACAATTATGGACTGCAGGAGGAATATTGGACGTCTCACGAGGAAAAGAGAAAAGTAAAACCGATGAGGAaattggaattttttttatagctGAATTGATTAATGAGTGCATATTTGAAGTAAAAGGGAGGAGTAAGACAGACTACCGGGTTAAATACTGTTACATCAATCGTAATCTTCACAGGTTAGCCGTCGCAAAAGCAACGGAGGAAATACGGTTTGAGGTTCGAAAGAGTGATGATCTAACCTCTAAGAAAAGTCGTCATTGTGTTATCTGTTGTAGTAGAGACAAGTTCAATTACCACAGAGATCATGATAAACATCTTATCTCTCTTGTCTTTCGTGGAGGGGGCAGCTTGGACAATGGATTATCTTGGTTGAAGAGATTAAAACTACTTAAGATACTTGATTTTGAAGGTTTTGGCTTGAAAACTTTACCGGTAAATATTGGAAAGTTGATTAGCTTGGAATATTTGGGATTGAGAAACAATTTCATAAAACAGCTTCCACAGTCATTGGCGAAGTTGAAAAGGCTTGAGGTTTTCGATATAGCACTAAACTTCGAGGTGGAGGTGCCGCGACATATATGGAAAATCCGAAGCCTTCGTCACCTTTACATGTCTGACATAATATGTATGGAGCCTTTGCAGATAGATGATCTAAAGAATCTGCAGACCCTCACCTACATATCGGCTGATAATTTGACATATGAGCTCTTACGATTTgaaaagatggataatctccgTAAATTGGGCATACAAGAAGTAGATAGAATCACAGATGTCAGCAAGATCTTGGCTTCGCTGGCTATGGTGAAGAATCTTGATTGCCTCATCTTAAAGGGGTCTCGTTTCAGAAGAATGTCTTCACTGGACGAGCTTTGTAGTCTAAACCGTCTCACTCAACTCAAACTGGATGGTCTCCTCACCAAGTTGCCGAGTGCCACTGATTTCCCTCCAGATATTCGTTACATGAGCTTGGTTAATACCTCTCTTGATGAAGACCCCATGCCGGTGCTCGAGAAGCTATCCAAGCTA
This window encodes:
- the LOC131007041 gene encoding probable disease resistance protein At1g58602, coding for MAEAIVLSAVEKLENLLVIKEGVSKHRKTAKEKEELVVVVVEGLRDDLRGMLSLFTNNSTKESGDYISRVTEIAHDVDVAIDNYILQDTQPKSPILRFFKFSSGHAFSREIHGMRHRLQAVWCDFSRSEEAGPTTRSTSRRIPPAVEVEVGVVEGMKEDVELVLRKAIFLEESAQGLATSCIVGMGGVGKTTLAQMLYTHERVASEFEIRAWVYVSTEFTSKQVLKELILQFGVNYDEVDADEPSRLRDIVYQHLHTTRYFIVLDHVWRDKELDFVFTAFPHNEKASRLLVTSRIRDIIGHAQYIHERRTLDHIQSWRLFLKTVFGEYNKCPNHLVEIGRKIVTRCDGLPLAIMEAGGKLSVKEQSESEWASFLESMDLSSTSEILELSYHKMRSPIMKSCFLHVGSFMEGTTIRVQKLVQLWTAGGILDVSRGKEKSKTDEEIGIFFIAELINECIFEVKGRSKTDYRVKYCYINRNLHRLAVAKATEEIRFEVRKSDDLTSKKSRHCVICCSRDKFNYHRDHDKHLISLVFRGGGSLDNGLSWLKRLKLLKILDFEGFGLKTLPVNIGKLISLEYLGLRNNFIKQLPQSLAKLKRLEVFDIALNFEVEVPRHIWKIRSLRHLYMSDIICMEPLQIDDLKNLQTLTYISADNLTYELLRFEKMDNLRKLGIQEVDRITDVSKILASLAMVKNLDCLILKGSRFRRMSSLDELCSLNRLTQLKLDGLLTKLPSATDFPPDIRYMSLVNTSLDEDPMPVLEKLSKLQILNLRNAFMGEEMMVSHLGFAELEGLCMGELWRLRNLQVGEGAMPKLKRLEINNCPYLETLPKEMANLKELKMVTTKGIARKILETGACGSISKRGHVDIQP